In the Trichoderma atroviride chromosome 4, complete sequence genome, GATACGTTTCAAGTCTCGAAATCTAGCTTGGAAAACACCACGCGCCAGCAGCCATGTCCACCTCAGACCTGCCCTCATCCACTTCGCCAACCATCATCCTCACCAACCCAAACCCTCCGGAACGCATCCGCACCTGGACCTACAGCCAGCCAGAATGGGGAAACAGCCTCACCGTGCCGGAATATCTCAACCGCGAGGAGTATCTGCTCACCATCCCGCTCGCCCGTAACGGCGGTATCACAAACTGGATCCTCACAgacagcgccgccgccgtcgaccCGGACACCGCTGAGCGCCCCGTGCTGGCCTCGTGTGAGACGCTGCGCAAGCGTGCCCTTGTGAGAGGCAAGGATGGGGTTGTCAGAGATGTCTGGGCTCACGGCATTGCCAGTGTCTTCACGTACAGCGAGTTTCGGGGCAGAGGATACGCCAGCAAGATGATTGAGCTGCTGAGGGGGTACATGGCGGCTACGCAGCAGGAGTCCGGCGAGCCAGCCttttccattctcttctctgatATCGGCAAAGAGTTTTATGCCAAGCACGGGTGGATGCCATTAGAGAATACCCAGATCGAGTACCGCGTAAAGGAAAGCCCCGTAGAGTTCGACGCATCCATTAtcaagctgcttggcgatgaGGACCTAGCCGCCCTGACTGagagagacgaagagctcATCCGCCGGGAGATGGCTCTTCCCAATTCCTCTGATGCGTCTAAAACCCGGGTCGCCGTCTTACCGGATATTGATACTCTGCAATGGCATTTCTACCGCCAGGCTTTCATCTGCAATACCGCTTACGGTCGCAAACCCACCGTCCATGGCGCCTTATACACTTCACCCTCGACCGGCTCTCGCGTCTGGGGCCTCTTTGAGCGGAACCACTACGGCGGCCCCAACAAGCCAGAGAAGAACGTTCTAAGTTTCCTGAGATTCGtcgttgaagatggcaataTTATTGACAAGGAGCTATCTGAAGCCGTTGTGGGAATCTTCCGCGCTGCTGaaaaagaggccaaggacTGGGAGTGCTCAAAGGTTGAGATCTGGAACCCTCTTGTCAGGGTTAGAAAGATTGTCGAGAATGCAACCGAGTTTGAAAGCATCTTTGTCGTGAGAGATGCCAAGAACTTGGCAAGCTTGAATTGGTTCGGCGAAGGGAATGCGGAAGACCTAGACTGGGTTGTCAACGAGCGATTTGAGTGGTGCTAGGCTTCCATCGCCACGCAGTAGATACGATGCAGTGCAATAGACagtatatacatgtacacaatCACATAGATAGAAGCTGAAAccaaaaagtaaaaagtcATTAAAGTCATTGATAAATTTATCCCTCTGCATTCCCATGTGAAGCATCATTCCGTATGTCATACCACAGGCGTGGTATACatgccatttcttttttgtaATACGAAAAACTCCTTCTATGCACCTTCTTATTCTTCATCATTTAGTAGCTTCTGCCAAACATGGTCCAGAACTGTGCCTTGCGCTGGCACTCGGGGTTAAGACATTCAGTCTCGCCGGCAACAACGCCCTCAGGCTGCTCAAAGGGAATACACAAACTCTTCATGCCCATGGAGGGAAGCTTCTGACTCTCAGGGACATCGGGCTGGGTATCTTCGCGGGTCGTAAGCTCCTTGAGACGATCCTCACACTTGCCGTCGCCACAGAAGGGGATCAGAACAacattcttcttgtccaggGAGGGGAGAACGTCTTCCCACTTGGTGATCTGCAGGCGGTGCTCTCGGAAGGACTGCTCGGCCTTGTTGTACATGTCCTGCTGGATAGTCTCCAGAAGCTCAGGAACCTTGGTGGCCACCTCGGCAATAGGGATAGTACCCTTCTCGCCAGTGTCTCGTCTGGCCCAGCTGACAACTTCCTTAGCGGCGTCCTTGGGTCCAAACTCAATTCGGAGGGGAACGCCCCTCAGCTCCCAGTCGTTGAACTTCCAAGCAGGGGTGTAGCCCTCTCTCCAGTCAGACTCAGATCGGACACCAGCTTTCCTGAGGGTATCCCTGATGCTATCAAGCTGCTCCTCGTGCTTCTTGCGATCCTCAGGAGTTGTGCTCTTATTGATGCCGACGGGGATCATGACCACTTGGGTCTTGGCAATTCGGGGAGGGAGGACAAGGCCCTTGTCATCACCGTGTACCATGATCATGACACCAATGACACGGGTAGACAGACCCCAAGAGTTTTGCCAGACGTGGATGTGCGAGCCCTTGTTGGCAGGGTCTTCAACGGTAATGTCGAACATCTTGCTAAAGTTCTGACCAAGGCAGTGAGAGGTGGCACCCTGGATACCGCGTCCGTTGGAAGGAATGTAGCCCTCGACGGTAGTGGTGTAGTAACCACCGGCGAACTTTTCATTCTCTGTCTTGCGTCCTCGGACAACGGGGAcagccagaagctgctcgtAGACGCCAGCATATAGCTCCAGAATCTCTAAAACTTCCTTTCCAGCAAGCTCCTCGGTCAGGTGAGCAGTGTGGCCCTCCTGCCAGAGAAATTCTCTTGTTCGAAGGAAAGGGGTGGTCTGCTTAGCCTCCCACCGGACAACAGAGTTCCACTGGTTCAATCGAAGAGGGAGATCTCGGTGGCTACGAATCCACTTGGAATAGTAAGGGTACATGACGGCTTCGGAGGTAGGACGAATTGCGACAGGAACTTCGAGGTCCTTGTCACCGCTGCGTTGCATTTAGTACAAACATTTTGAAGATAGACGATGTATATAGCACTTACGCTTTCGTAACCCAAGCCAATTCGGGGGCAAAGCCCTCGACGtgatccttctccttctccagtgACTTGGAGGACAGGAACATGGGGAAGCTGGTCTCCTCAACACCCATAAGCTCGATGCGCTCCTGGAACCATTTTCGGATGACATTCCATATATGCATTGACAGAGGACGCAGGACAAAGAAGCCAGAGATTTCTTGGTAGTACTCGACCATCTCGCCCTTGAGGACAACCTCTTGATACCATGCTGGGAAGTTCTCTGCCTTGGTGACGGTGATACCAATGATATCGTCGGTCTTCTTTCCGCCCACAATGGGAAGGGCTGCctgcttggcggccttggcagctttgtcggcggccatcttggcctgcttctcggccttcttcaagGCGCTCTTGGAGGGCTCCTTGGGCTGGTCGGCGGCGTTCTCCATGGTGTAGTTTTATAGGCAAAATGCTTTTTCGTCTACAACTTTTGGTAGGCGTCAGTCGAGGCGACAAACCCAGCTTTTTACCCATGAATTTTCCAAtttgaaagagaaagaagcataCCTTTTATCAAATGACACAGAACTTGCTCCCAAGTGCAAAGACGGTCTAATCCTGAGTCGCTATTGCAGGATGCGCAACGGAAGAGAAGGAGTCAGTCGGCCTAAAAACAGAGTCACGAGAAGAGTCAATGGCTTTCTCGAGGGAGGGCTAATCGGCTGCCCCGCTATCAATGTCCCTCCTTCAGAAAGGAGGGGCAGCGCAGGCCTTACCAGGGTAAATTTCACGGCCCCTAAACGCTTGCCCAATCAGGGCCTGCAGCGCTGTGGCTTTGGGCTCTGAGCGCTGTAAGAGCTGCGCGTTGGGTCTTATCGTAGCGCGGCGCCGGAGCTTGGAGAATCTCTGCTTCCGGCAAAAAAGTCGAGGGGCAGCGGGACAGGTGCCGCCATTACTGAGCTTCGCAGCTTTGGCTAGGTAAGCCAGGGTCGAGTCCTCAAGGCAGAACTTCTTGATATCCTCCACTCTTCCCCCCCATTCCCATTTCATTCCCTTCTCTCCTCGCAAGGCTGCACAGACGGTCAAGCGGCTTAGATCATGTCTGCTCTATTCGAACAGCCCCGGAACGGGACcctcttccttggcggccAGAAGATTTCGGGATCCGATATTCGAGACCAAAATGGTGCGTTGGACCGTTTGTGATGCCTGGGATGGATCCATTAACTGATTGAGCATAGTTCTGGCAACACAAGCCATTGCTAATGTGGTGAAGAGCTCTTTTGGCCCCAGCGGCCTCGACAAGATGATGGTTGACGATATTGGCGTGAGTGCATACACCGACTACCCCTGCCCCTCGATTCGTGTTTTCGAGAGGCTTCTGCCCCTATTCCGACGGCAAAGCAAGCAATACAGACAAAATATAGAATCGCGACGCTAACTTACACTCTGCTGCGAACAGGATGTTACGGTAACAAACGACGGTGCCACAATCCTCACCCTCCTCGATGTCGAAGACCCCGCCGGAAAGATCTTGGTGGACctggctcagcagcaggataaggaggttggcgatggcaCAACATCAGTTGTTCTGatcgccgccgagctgctcCGAAGGGGTAacgagctgatgaagaaccGCATCCACCctaccaccatcatcaccggctACCGACTTGCCCTGCGGGAGGCCATCAAATTCCTGAGCGAAAACGTCAGCATCAAGGTCGACAACCTCGGCCGAGAATCTCTCCTGAACATTGCCAAGACATCCATGTCCAGCAAAATCATCGGTGCCGATTCCGACTTCTTCGCGGACCTGGTTGTCGACGCCATCCAGGCGGTCAAGATCACCAATAACAAGAACGAGGCCAAATATCCCGTCAAGGCCGTCAACCTCCTCAAGGCGCACGGAAAGAGCGCTCTCGAGTCAGTCCTGATTAAG is a window encoding:
- a CDS encoding uncharacterized protein (EggNog:ENOG41), with the protein product MSTSDLPSSTSPTIILTNPNPPERIRTWTYSQPEWGNSLTVPEYLNREEYLLTIPLARNGGITNWILTDSAAAVDPDTAERPVLASCETLRKRALVRGKDGVVRDVWAHGIASVFTYSEFRGRGYASKMIELLRGYMAATQQESGEPAFSILFSDIGKEFYAKHGWMPLENTQIEYRVKESPVEFDASIIKLLGDEDLAALTERDEELIRREMALPNSSDASKTRVAVLPDIDTLQWHFYRQAFICNTAYGRKPTVHGALYTSPSTGSRVWGLFERNHYGGPNKPEKNVLSFLRFVVEDGNIIDKELSEAVVGIFRAAEKEAKDWECSKVEIWNPLVRVRKIVENATEFESIFVVRDAKNLASLNWFGEGNAEDLDWVVNERFEWC
- a CDS encoding uncharacterized protein (BUSCO:EOG092D172M), yielding MENAADQPKEPSKSALKKAEKQAKMAADKAAKAAKQAALPIVGGKKTDDIIGITVTKAENFPAWYQEVVLKGEMVEYYQEISGFFVLRPLSMHIWNVIRKWFQERIELMGVEETSFPMFLSSKSLEKEKDHVEGFAPELAWVTKAGDKDLEVPVAIRPTSEAVMYPYYSKWIRSHRDLPLRLNQWNSVVRWEAKQTTPFLRTREFLWQEGHTAHLTEELAGKEVLEILELYAGVYEQLLAVPVVRGRKTENEKFAGGYYTTTVEGYIPSNGRGIQGATSHCLGQNFSKMFDITVEDPANKGSHIHVWQNSWGLSTRVIGVMIMVHGDDKGLVLPPRIAKTQVVMIPVGINKSTTPEDRKKHEEQLDSIRDTLRKAGVRSESDWREGYTPAWKFNDWELRGVPLRIEFGPKDAAKEVVSWARRDTGEKGTIPIAEVATKVPELLETIQQDMYNKAEQSFREHRLQITKWEDVLPSLDKKNVVLIPFCGDGKCEDRLKELTTREDTQPDVPESQKLPSMGMKSLCIPFEQPEGVVAGETECLNPECQRKAQFWTMFGRSY